A region of Lathamus discolor isolate bLatDis1 chromosome 18, bLatDis1.hap1, whole genome shotgun sequence DNA encodes the following proteins:
- the TRAPPC3 gene encoding trafficking protein particle complex subunit 3, whose translation MSRQAGRGTESKKMNSELFTLTYGALVTQLCKDYENDEDVNKQLDKMGYNIGVRLIEDFLARSNVGRCHDFRETADVIAKIAFKMYLGITPSITNWSPGGDEFSLILENNPLVDFVELPDNHSSLIYSNLLCGVLRGALEMVQMAVDVKFVQDTLKGDSVTEIRMKFIRRIEDNLPAGEE comes from the exons ATGTCGCGCCAGGCCGGCCGCGGCACCGAGAGCAAGAAAATG AACTCGGAGCTCTTCACGCTGACGTACGGTGCCCTGGTCACCCAGCTGTGCAAGGACTACGAGAACGACGAGGATGTCAACAAGCAGCTTGACAAAAT GGGTTACAACATAGGCGTCCGGCTAATAGAGGACTTCCTGGCCAGGTCCAATGTTGGAAGATGCCATGATTTCCGTGAAACTGCGGATGTGATTGCAAAG ATAGCATTTAAAATGTACCTGGGCATCACTCCGAGCATCACCAACTGGAGTCCTGGAGGTGATGAGTTCTCCCTCATCTTGGAAAACAACCCCTTGGTGGACTTTGTTGAGCTCCCTGACAACCACTCATCGCTCATCTATTCCAACTTGCTGTGTGGAGTGCTGCGAGGTGCCCTGGAAATG GTTCAGATGGCTGTGGATGTCAAGTTTGTCCAGGACACGCTGAAGGGTGACAGTGTCACAGAAATAAGGATGAAATTCATCAGGCGGATTGAAGACAATCTTCCAGCTGGTGAAGAGTGA